Proteins from one Mercurialis annua linkage group LG7, ddMerAnnu1.2, whole genome shotgun sequence genomic window:
- the LOC126654592 gene encoding dof zinc finger protein DOF3.4 — MPSADHASSTETRRVTKPYPTGPGAPPPEQEHLPCPRCDSTNTKFCYYNNYNFSQPRHFCKSCRRYWTHGGTLRDIPVGGGTRKNAKRSRTSGPMNSADHHHNLPLSATPVLVPLMGNQGQFGCGGGGGDGKGGNTGNSNGCGGSFTSLLNTQGPGFLALGGFGLGLGSGFEDMGGFGLGRGVWPFPGVGDHGAGGGGGHGGGVTGMGNAWQYENNSSENGFIGVNGGDCFSWPDLAISTPGNGLK; from the coding sequence ATGCCGTCTGCTGATCATGCTTCTTCTACTGAGACTAGAAGAGTAACCAAACCCTACCCTACCGGCCCCGGAGCTCCTCCGCCTGAGCAAGAGCACCTCCCGTGTCCGCGTTGTGATTCTACTAATACTAAGTTTTGTTATTACAACAACTATAACTTCTCTCAGCCTCGTCATTTCTGTAAGTCTTGCCGCCGTTACTGGACTCACGGTGGTACTCTCAGGGACATTCCGGTTGGTGGTGGGACACGCAAGAATGCTAAACGGTCACGTACTTCCGGTCCGATGAACTCCGCTGATCATCATCATAATCTTCCGCTATCCGCCACTCCGGTGCTTGTGCCTCTCATGGGTAACCAGGGACAATTTGGTtgtggcggcggcggcggcgacgGGAAGGGTGGTAATACCGGTAATTCTAACGGTTGTGGTGGTAGTTTTACTTCGTTGTTGAATACTCAAGGTCCTGGTTTTCTAGCCCTAGGTGGTTTTGGTCTCGGTCTTGGAAGCGGTTTTGAAGATATGGGCGGTTTTGGTCTTGGAAGAGGGGTTTGGCCTTTCCCCGGAGTCGGAGATCACGGTgctggcggcggcggcggtcaTGGTGGTGGTGTTACCGGCATGGGGAACGCGTGGCAGTATGAGAATAATAGTAGTGAAAATGGATTTATTGGTGTTAACGGTGGTGACTGCTTTTCTTGGCCTGATCTAGCAATTTCAACTCCTGGAAATGGACTAAAATGA